The following are encoded together in the Magnetococcales bacterium genome:
- a CDS encoding NAD(+) kinase has product MPIHKIGIVTKRSDQRALDTTQWLVNWLHARGLQVTISEEAARSAAIPEAVAERRKQSRLSENQDLIVVMGGDGTFIAAARHMGNSDVPLLGINMGRLGFLTEIPQANMVQTLEDVLAGRYCIETRMLLDAMVLRAGENIFSARTLNDVVIHKGEIARMIEFEVDIDDQFVFTSRADGLIVSTPTGSTGYALAAGGPIIHPALDTILLVPICPHTLTNRPIALPGDGTVAVTLAPNDTDRMVTLDGQTVFPLENGDRILIRRSEHRLKLMHTPGRSYYELLRSKLLWGGKLGN; this is encoded by the coding sequence ATGCCCATCCATAAAATCGGCATCGTCACCAAACGTTCCGATCAACGTGCCCTGGATACCACCCAATGGCTGGTCAACTGGCTGCACGCCAGGGGACTTCAGGTCACCATTTCGGAAGAGGCCGCCAGATCCGCCGCCATTCCAGAGGCCGTGGCGGAGCGGCGCAAGCAATCCCGACTGTCCGAAAATCAGGATCTCATCGTGGTCATGGGCGGCGATGGAACCTTCATTGCCGCCGCCCGCCACATGGGCAACAGCGATGTCCCCCTGCTCGGCATCAACATGGGACGGCTCGGCTTTCTCACCGAAATTCCCCAGGCAAACATGGTCCAAACCCTGGAAGATGTCCTGGCCGGTCGCTATTGCATCGAAACACGCATGTTGCTCGATGCCATGGTCCTGCGGGCCGGAGAGAACATATTTTCAGCCCGCACCCTCAATGACGTGGTGATCCACAAAGGCGAGATTGCCCGCATGATTGAATTCGAGGTGGACATCGATGATCAATTTGTCTTTACGAGCCGCGCCGATGGCCTGATCGTCTCCACCCCCACCGGATCGACCGGTTATGCCCTGGCCGCCGGCGGCCCGATCATCCACCCGGCCCTGGATACGATTCTTCTGGTTCCCATCTGCCCCCACACCTTGACAAACCGTCCCATCGCCCTGCCCGGCGATGGCACCGTGGCCGTGACCCTGGCACCAAATGATACGGATCGCATGGTCACCCTGGATGGCCAGACCGTCTTTCCCCTGGAAAATGGCGACCGCATCCTGATCCGGCGATCCGAACATCGCCTCAAACTTATGCACACCCCTGGTCGCAGTTATTATGAACTGTTGCGCTCCAAGCTGCTTTGGGGAGGAAAGTTGGGAAATTGA
- a CDS encoding SUMF1/EgtB/PvdO family nonheme iron enzyme encodes MMSSTKFVDSLPPGSTLLWYEIVKVLGKGGFGITYLAKDTNLDQKVAIKEYLPKGFAVREKGRTVLPNSPTDTKTFEWGLDRFLKEAQILARFKHPNIVRVMSFFRDSNTAYMVMEYEEGESLDAVLKSRKILPENELVRLITPLLDGLEELHKKDFIHRDIKPANILVRADGSPVILDFGSARQAIAGQSGEQMTSLLSMGYSPFEQYDSSGNRQGPWSDIYALGGVLYRAITGSKPPDAAIRIAARLRNEPDPMKPASELGKGQYHPNFLMAIDKALMVIETERPQSIALWRPLLLDCYRQAGSSASASAPAAPAKTSATPPPAGKPQAQKSDSPKTSLGANVKKNSWRSFIASMNEFGTNTKRLSETKLRTPAQTSLHGSPATRVTTPGNTAVKPPVVAAQPNPAPPARSLHPENDLPPKPIEERKPGDLWVEQVTGMEFVWIPNGSFLMGSAKGAPGRRSDEIPQHSVDLDGFWMGKYPVTWGQWKQIMGDPKSLYVPEKKECPVERILWDDIQELVRGFSRLSQGRVHVRIPTEAEWEYAARAGTATIFPFGDDPSQLDKYCWFAKNAQGGTQPVGQKLPNAWGLYDMLGNVWEWTSDWYSEDFYARSPKKNPHGAPFGDGRVRRGGSWRSQVGACRVAHRNRVSVSTLSDAMGVRLIRTTEEEILV; translated from the coding sequence ATGATGAGTTCAACGAAATTCGTCGATTCCCTCCCCCCCGGTTCCACGCTTCTGTGGTACGAAATTGTCAAGGTCCTTGGCAAGGGCGGTTTTGGCATTACCTACCTGGCCAAGGATACCAACCTTGACCAGAAAGTGGCCATCAAGGAGTATCTCCCCAAAGGCTTCGCCGTCCGCGAAAAAGGCCGCACCGTCCTGCCCAACTCCCCCACCGATACCAAAACCTTCGAATGGGGCCTGGATCGCTTCCTGAAAGAGGCCCAAATCCTCGCCCGCTTCAAACACCCCAATATCGTCCGGGTGATGAGCTTCTTCCGGGACAGCAATACCGCCTACATGGTGATGGAGTACGAAGAAGGAGAAAGCCTGGATGCCGTCCTGAAATCCAGGAAAATCCTGCCGGAAAATGAACTCGTCCGCCTCATAACCCCGCTGCTGGACGGCCTGGAAGAACTCCATAAAAAAGATTTTATCCATCGCGACATCAAACCAGCCAATATTCTGGTGCGCGCCGACGGATCACCCGTCATTCTCGACTTCGGTTCCGCCAGACAGGCCATCGCCGGACAAAGCGGCGAACAAATGACCAGCCTGTTGAGCATGGGATACTCACCCTTCGAACAATACGACTCCTCCGGCAATCGCCAGGGTCCCTGGTCGGATATCTATGCCTTGGGCGGCGTGCTGTATCGAGCCATCACCGGCTCCAAGCCACCCGACGCCGCCATTCGCATCGCCGCCCGCCTGCGCAACGAACCCGACCCCATGAAACCAGCCAGTGAATTGGGCAAAGGACAATACCATCCCAATTTTCTCATGGCCATTGACAAGGCGCTGATGGTCATCGAAACCGAACGTCCGCAATCGATTGCCCTGTGGCGTCCCCTGCTGCTGGATTGTTACAGACAAGCAGGAAGTTCCGCTTCAGCCTCGGCCCCGGCTGCCCCGGCAAAAACGTCGGCAACTCCCCCGCCGGCAGGAAAACCCCAGGCACAAAAATCCGACTCCCCAAAAACCTCCCTGGGAGCCAATGTCAAAAAAAATTCGTGGCGCAGCTTCATCGCCTCCATGAACGAGTTCGGAACCAATACCAAGCGCCTGTCAGAAACCAAACTACGCACCCCCGCCCAGACGTCGCTCCACGGCAGCCCCGCAACCCGTGTCACCACCCCCGGCAATACGGCTGTCAAACCACCGGTCGTGGCCGCCCAACCCAATCCTGCGCCCCCAGCCCGGTCCCTGCATCCGGAAAATGATCTGCCACCCAAACCCATCGAAGAGAGAAAACCAGGCGATCTCTGGGTCGAACAGGTCACCGGCATGGAGTTTGTCTGGATCCCGAACGGCTCCTTCCTGATGGGCAGCGCCAAAGGGGCACCCGGACGCCGCTCCGACGAAATTCCCCAACATTCCGTCGATCTGGATGGCTTCTGGATGGGCAAATACCCCGTCACCTGGGGACAATGGAAACAAATCATGGGCGACCCCAAAAGCCTCTACGTCCCGGAAAAAAAAGAGTGCCCCGTGGAAAGAATTCTCTGGGACGATATCCAGGAACTGGTGCGCGGATTTTCCAGATTGAGTCAAGGACGGGTCCATGTCCGCATCCCCACCGAAGCCGAATGGGAATATGCCGCCCGGGCCGGGACCGCAACCATCTTTCCCTTTGGCGATGACCCGAGCCAACTGGATAAATACTGCTGGTTCGCCAAAAATGCCCAGGGCGGTACGCAACCGGTCGGCCAGAAACTCCCCAACGCCTGGGGCTTGTATGACATGCTCGGCAATGTCTGGGAGTGGACCTCCGACTGGTACAGTGAAGATTTTTACGCCCGCAGTCCCAAAAAAAATCCCCATGGTGCCCCGTTTGGCGACGGTCGCGTGCGGCGTGGAGGAAGTTGGCGCAGCCAGGTCGGTGCCTGCCGCGTTGCCCATCGCAACCGGGTCTCCGTCTCCACCTTGAGCGATGCCATGGGCGTGCGCCTGATCCGAACCACCGAAGAAGAGATTCTCGTCTGA
- a CDS encoding rhodanese-like domain-containing protein, whose product MGHLTPSEAFEMVKKKGVVFVDIRSEIEHFFVGNPPGVINIPWQDAPDFELNPNFVEEIGKVARKDQTLVLICRSGHRSIDAGNTLLENGFTSVYNVLEGFEGDRDAQHHRSSVNGWRFRGLPWVQC is encoded by the coding sequence CTGGGCCACCTGACCCCTTCCGAGGCTTTTGAAATGGTCAAGAAAAAGGGTGTCGTGTTTGTGGACATCCGTTCGGAGATCGAACATTTTTTTGTCGGCAATCCTCCCGGGGTCATCAACATTCCCTGGCAGGATGCTCCCGATTTTGAACTCAATCCCAATTTTGTCGAAGAGATAGGCAAGGTGGCCCGCAAGGATCAGACCCTCGTTCTCATCTGTCGCTCAGGGCACCGCTCCATCGATGCCGGCAACACCCTGCTGGAAAATGGTTTTACCTCGGTTTACAATGTGTTGGAAGGATTCGAGGGGGACAGGGACGCCCAGCATCACCGCTCCAGCGTCAATGGCTGGCGCTTTCGGGGCCTGCCGTGGGTGCAGTGCTGA
- the cysZ gene encoding sulfate transporter CysZ, which produces MSDNPLAGFLYAQRGVKILTQPGLRRFVAIPLSINVLIFGSGTWFLYGIYRSTIGWLLDWLPSWLHWLQWVIAPLFVLTLVMVVFFAFTLLANLLGAPFNGLLADRVEQYLTDQAAQTHDKNIQRILKDAVPAILDELGKMLHAVAWVVPIFLIASIPGINFFAPVIWTLFTAWILALGYMDVPMSNNRMKGREIRECLKEKRLLVIGFGLGVLVLTSIPLVNLIAMPAAVAGATALWVDHFKPRPS; this is translated from the coding sequence ATGAGTGATAATCCCCTGGCGGGTTTTCTTTATGCCCAACGAGGCGTCAAGATATTGACCCAGCCTGGATTGCGGCGTTTTGTGGCCATTCCACTGTCGATCAATGTGCTGATTTTCGGGTCGGGAACCTGGTTTCTCTATGGAATCTACCGCAGCACCATTGGCTGGTTGCTGGACTGGCTTCCCTCCTGGCTGCATTGGTTGCAGTGGGTCATTGCCCCCCTGTTTGTATTGACCCTGGTCATGGTCGTCTTTTTTGCCTTTACCCTGCTGGCCAATTTATTGGGTGCGCCTTTCAATGGCCTGTTGGCAGACAGGGTGGAGCAATATTTGACGGACCAGGCTGCGCAAACCCATGACAAAAACATCCAGCGCATCCTGAAGGATGCCGTGCCCGCCATCCTGGATGAGTTGGGTAAAATGTTGCATGCCGTGGCCTGGGTGGTGCCGATTTTTTTGATCGCTTCCATTCCCGGGATCAATTTTTTTGCGCCCGTCATCTGGACCTTGTTTACGGCCTGGATCCTGGCGTTGGGCTACATGGATGTTCCCATGTCCAACAACCGGATGAAGGGGCGGGAAATCCGGGAATGTCTCAAGGAAAAACGGCTTCTGGTCATCGGCTTCGGTCTGGGAGTCCTGGTGTTGACCAGTATTCCGCTCGTCAACCTGATTGCCATGCCGGCAGCCGTGGCCGGGGCCACGGCTTTGTGGGTGGACCATTTCAAACCGCGCCCGTCATGA
- a CDS encoding MBL fold metallo-hydrolase has product MTSARYQEPGYGITLIDTGYHRSEYAASYLIEEDGVAAFVETGATPGVERLLAELERRKIPRAAVAYVIVTHVHLDHAGGAGVLLDHLPNARLVAHPRGTPHLVDPARLTASALEVYGEEAFRQSFQELRPIPAKRVIEGRDGLQLPLGKRNLTILDTPGHARHHICVWDESSRGLFTGDAFGIGYREFDNAGQTLLFPATTPTQFDPEMTRRTIDRLAALQPQTLFLTHYGPLPFSPNLTQTLHQLLDGFVTTAKNHAAPGPARHGLLVAGIEKILLNFLNRCNCTLPLNTRREFLAMDIEINAQGLANWLDRINR; this is encoded by the coding sequence ATGACCTCCGCACGCTACCAGGAACCAGGATACGGCATCACCCTGATCGACACCGGGTACCACCGCTCCGAATATGCGGCCAGCTACCTGATTGAAGAGGACGGCGTCGCAGCCTTTGTCGAGACCGGTGCCACGCCTGGCGTGGAACGACTCCTGGCAGAACTCGAACGACGCAAAATACCCCGGGCAGCGGTTGCCTACGTCATTGTCACGCATGTGCATCTGGATCATGCCGGCGGGGCCGGGGTGCTGCTTGACCACCTGCCCAATGCCCGACTGGTGGCCCATCCAAGGGGAACACCCCACCTGGTGGACCCGGCCCGTCTGACGGCCAGTGCCCTGGAAGTTTATGGCGAAGAGGCCTTTCGGCAATCCTTCCAGGAACTCCGTCCCATTCCAGCCAAGCGGGTCATCGAAGGTCGGGATGGCCTGCAACTGCCCCTGGGCAAACGCAACCTGACCATCCTCGATACACCGGGTCATGCCCGGCACCATATCTGCGTCTGGGATGAATCAAGCCGGGGTCTCTTCACGGGAGACGCCTTTGGTATCGGCTATCGGGAGTTTGACAATGCCGGCCAGACTTTGCTTTTTCCGGCCACAACCCCAACCCAGTTTGATCCGGAAATGACCCGTCGCACCATTGACCGCCTGGCCGCGCTCCAACCCCAAACCCTCTTTTTGACCCACTATGGGCCATTGCCTTTTTCCCCAAACCTGACGCAGACCCTGCACCAGCTCCTGGATGGCTTTGTGACCACGGCAAAAAACCACGCCGCACCCGGCCCGGCCCGTCATGGTCTCCTGGTGGCGGGAATTGAAAAAATTCTTCTGAATTTCCTGAATCGCTGCAACTGCACACTCCCCCTGAATACCCGGCGGGAATTTTTGGCCATGGACATTGAAATCAATGCCCAGGGTCTCGCCAACTGGTTGGACAGGATCAACCGATAG
- a CDS encoding helix-turn-helix transcriptional regulator — protein MDLDHYNPVPHTKEDTDRWMADPEFKAAYDALEEEYSALTTFLDARKAAGLTQEEVAARMGTTKSAISRLESSLGNGRISPSLATLRRYAAAVGCRLELKLLPR, from the coding sequence ATGGATCTTGACCACTACAATCCAGTCCCGCACACGAAAGAGGATACCGACCGTTGGATGGCCGACCCGGAATTCAAGGCTGCTTACGATGCTCTTGAGGAGGAGTATTCTGCCCTGACAACGTTCCTGGATGCGCGTAAAGCCGCCGGACTGACCCAGGAAGAAGTCGCTGCACGCATGGGTACGACCAAGAGTGCGATTTCCCGTCTGGAGTCCTCTCTCGGAAATGGACGCATCTCTCCCTCCCTGGCCACCCTACGCCGCTATGCCGCTGCGGTAGGATGTCGATTGGAGCTGAAGTTGCTGCCCCGCTGA
- a CDS encoding type II toxin-antitoxin system RelE/ParE family toxin, whose product MNWTITYYSPRVKTEIDALPKGIRADLLRLYDLMNLYGANLRLPHSRAMGNGLFELRPKGKEGIGRVFYCTQVGWQIVMLHSFVKKSHETPEHELAIARKRLKEVKDGS is encoded by the coding sequence ATGAACTGGACGATCACCTACTACTCACCCAGGGTGAAAACGGAAATCGATGCTCTGCCGAAAGGCATTCGTGCTGATTTGTTGCGTCTGTATGACCTGATGAACCTCTATGGGGCGAACCTGCGTTTACCCCATTCCCGGGCAATGGGAAACGGACTCTTCGAGCTGCGGCCTAAAGGCAAGGAAGGCATTGGCAGGGTCTTCTATTGCACTCAAGTTGGCTGGCAAATCGTCATGCTCCATTCTTTTGTCAAGAAGTCGCATGAAACCCCGGAACACGAACTTGCCATTGCCAGAAAACGGCTCAAGGAGGTGAAAGATGGATCTTGA
- a CDS encoding helix-turn-helix transcriptional regulator yields MKETFGRRLREAREKIGCSQRGLGVKIGLPPKKASVYVNRWERQGKQPNWETIDKMAEALHVPPAFFLAEDDALAEIILLVGKMPLAERITLAASLITTSSNN; encoded by the coding sequence ATGAAGGAAACCTTTGGTCGCAGACTTCGTGAAGCACGGGAGAAGATTGGCTGTAGTCAGAGAGGTCTTGGAGTGAAAATAGGACTTCCTCCCAAAAAGGCATCGGTCTATGTCAATCGCTGGGAACGCCAAGGAAAACAACCAAATTGGGAAACCATCGACAAAATGGCAGAGGCGTTGCACGTTCCTCCGGCATTTTTTTTGGCGGAGGATGATGCCCTGGCCGAGATCATTCTCCTGGTTGGAAAAATGCCTTTGGCGGAAAGAATAACCCTGGCTGCCTCATTAATCACCACATCATCAAATAATTGA